Sequence from the Dehalococcoidales bacterium genome:
GTCATCGCCCGACCCCTGGCCTTCTTCAGGGACATTCCCTTCTATTACAAGCAGCAGCGCTTTGTTCTGCGTAACCTGGGCAATATCGACCCTGACAGCATCGATGATTTCGTGAGTGCCGGCGGCTACGGAGCGGCACGAAAAGCCATCACCGGGATGACACCCGAAGACATTATCGAGGAGGTTAAGTCCTCCGGGCTCCGCGGCCTTGGTGGCGCCGGATTCCCCGCGGGAAGGAAGTGGGAGACCTGCCGGGTGGAAATGGCGGAGCAGAAATACGTCATCTGCAACGCCGATGAGGGTGACCCCGGTGCTTTCCAGGACTGCGCCGTCATGGAAGGTGACCCCCACTCGATACTGGAAGGAATGATTATTGCCGGTTATGCCGTCGGTTCCGATACCGGTTATATATTCGTGCGTGCCGAGTACCCCCGCGCAGTAGCACGACTCAGGACGGCTATCAGTCAGGCCCGGGAAAGAGGTTACCTGGGCAAGGACGTGATGGGTACCGGTTTCGATTTCGATATACACATATTCCAGGGTGCCGGGGCGTTCGTCTGCGGCGAATCCACCGCGCTGGTACGTTCCATTGAAGGTGGGCGAGGTATACCGAAGGCGTTTCCTCGCCCGCGTACAACCGAGATAGGACTCTGGGACAAGCCAACCCTGCTCAACAACGTCAAGACATTCGCCAGCATACCGGTGGTCATCAATAACGGTGGTGACTCGTTCGCCAGCCGGGGTACAGAGACCTGCAAGGGGACGGCCATCTTTTCGCTGGCAGGCAATGTGGTCAATACCGGCCTTGTCGAGGTACCCATGGGCACCAGACTCCGCGAGATAATCTACGATATCGGCGGTGGTATTCTCGGCGGTCGGGCATTTAAGGCCGTCCAGACCGGGGGGCCTTCCGGCGGCTGCATGCCTGCGGAGCTATTGAACCTGCCGGTGGACTTCGATTCCCTGACAGAGGCCGGCTCAATGATGGGTTCCGGGGGCATGATTGTCATGGACCAGGACACCTGCATGGTGGATGTCGCCCGCTATTTCCTGGACTTCACCCGGCGAGAGTCATGCGGTCAGTGCGTACCATGCCGGGTCGGTACCAAGCAGATGTATGATATCCTTGACGGTATCTGTCGTAAAGAGGGCCGGCCGGGCGATATCGAGTTACTGGTCGAGCTGGGCGAGTCGATAGCAGAGACATCTCTCTGTGCCCTGGGGAAGAGTGCGCCCAATCCGGTACTGACTACCATCCGCTACTTCCGCGACGAATACGAGGCGCATATCATCGAGGGACACTGCCCTGCCGGGGTGTGTTCAGCCTACCAGTAACAGTACGAGAGCAATGAAGAAGATAACGCTGACAATCGATGGTGTGGCCGTAAAGGCTGATGAAGGGACGTCCGTTTTGCAGGCAGCGCTGGATAATGACATCT
This genomic interval carries:
- a CDS encoding NuoF family protein, translated to MTAKQRTVNVCQGTGCISAGAEQILSLLRAEITELNLSDSVLVRGTGCHGLCQAAPLVAIEPDGILYAKVSPDDITDIARSLLPDGKPVERLFYYDTVIARPLAFFRDIPFYYKQQRFVLRNLGNIDPDSIDDFVSAGGYGAARKAITGMTPEDIIEEVKSSGLRGLGGAGFPAGRKWETCRVEMAEQKYVICNADEGDPGAFQDCAVMEGDPHSILEGMIIAGYAVGSDTGYIFVRAEYPRAVARLRTAISQARERGYLGKDVMGTGFDFDIHIFQGAGAFVCGESTALVRSIEGGRGIPKAFPRPRTTEIGLWDKPTLLNNVKTFASIPVVINNGGDSFASRGTETCKGTAIFSLAGNVVNTGLVEVPMGTRLREIIYDIGGGILGGRAFKAVQTGGPSGGCMPAELLNLPVDFDSLTEAGSMMGSGGMIVMDQDTCMVDVARYFLDFTRRESCGQCVPCRVGTKQMYDILDGICRKEGRPGDIELLVELGESIAETSLCALGKSAPNPVLTTIRYFRDEYEAHIIEGHCPAGVCSAYQ